In Streptomyces nodosus, one DNA window encodes the following:
- the hemW gene encoding radical SAM family heme chaperone HemW, with protein sequence MPSALPDGEPVPDDGALPAHALAGAAERPLGFYLHVPYCATRCGYCDFNTYTATELRGTGGVLASRDNYAETLIDEVRLARKVLGDDPREARTVFVGGGTPTLLAADDLVRMLRSIREEFGLADDAEVTTEANPESVDERYLATLREGGFNRISFGMQSARPHVLKILDRTHTPGRPEACVAEARAAGFEQVNLDLIYGTPGESDDDWRASLEAALGAGPDHVSAYALIVEEGTGLARRIRRGEIPMTDDDVHADRYLIADEILGAAGYHWYEVSNWALSEAARCLHNELYWRGADWWGAGPGAHSHLGGVRWWNVKHPGAYAAALAAGRSPGAGREVLTDEDRRVERILLELRLREGVPLTLLREPGLAAAHRALADGLLEERPYEQGRAVLTLRGRLLADAVVRDVVD encoded by the coding sequence ATGCCTTCCGCACTTCCCGACGGCGAGCCCGTCCCCGACGACGGGGCGCTGCCCGCGCACGCCCTGGCCGGGGCCGCCGAGCGCCCCCTCGGGTTCTATCTCCATGTGCCGTACTGCGCCACGCGCTGCGGCTACTGCGACTTCAACACCTATACGGCGACGGAGCTGCGCGGCACGGGCGGGGTGCTGGCCTCCCGCGACAACTACGCCGAGACGCTGATCGACGAGGTCCGCCTGGCCCGCAAGGTGCTCGGCGACGACCCGCGCGAGGCCCGTACGGTCTTCGTCGGGGGCGGCACCCCCACGCTGCTGGCCGCGGACGATCTGGTGCGGATGCTGCGGTCGATCCGCGAGGAGTTCGGTCTCGCGGACGACGCGGAGGTGACGACGGAGGCGAATCCGGAGTCGGTGGACGAGCGGTATCTGGCCACGCTCCGGGAGGGCGGCTTCAACCGGATCTCCTTCGGTATGCAGAGCGCCCGCCCGCATGTGCTGAAGATCCTCGACCGCACCCACACCCCGGGCCGCCCCGAGGCCTGTGTGGCCGAGGCCCGGGCGGCGGGCTTCGAGCAGGTGAACCTGGACCTGATCTACGGCACCCCGGGGGAGTCGGACGACGACTGGCGGGCGTCCCTGGAGGCGGCGCTGGGCGCAGGACCCGACCATGTCTCGGCGTATGCGCTGATCGTCGAGGAGGGCACCGGTCTGGCGCGCCGGATCCGCCGCGGCGAGATACCGATGACGGACGACGACGTCCACGCGGACCGCTATCTGATCGCCGACGAGATCCTCGGGGCGGCGGGCTACCACTGGTACGAGGTGTCCAACTGGGCCCTCTCCGAGGCGGCCCGCTGTCTGCACAACGAGCTGTACTGGCGCGGCGCCGACTGGTGGGGCGCGGGCCCAGGAGCCCACAGCCATCTGGGCGGGGTGCGCTGGTGGAACGTGAAGCACCCGGGGGCGTACGCGGCGGCGCTGGCCGCGGGGCGGTCCCCCGGGGCCGGGCGGGAGGTCCTGACGGACGAGGACCGCCGGGTGGAGCGCATCCTGCTGGAGCTGCGGCTGCGGGAGGGGGTGCCGCTGACGCTGCTCCGGGAGCCGGGCCTCGCGGCGGCGCACCGGGCGCTGGCGGACGGCCTTCTGGAGGAGAGGCCGTACGAGCAGGGGCGGGCCGTGCTCACCCTGCGCGGCCGGCTGCTGGCGGACGCCGTGGTGCGGGACGTGGTGGACTGA
- a CDS encoding DUF3097 domain-containing protein: MRSYSSDLTPPWKKQQPVPEVPADPGLVVEEPGTGYCGAVIRCEAGTVTLEDRFGKHRVFPLQPRGFLLEGRVVTLVRPSSAPVRPARTASGSVAVPGARARVARAGRIYVEGRHDAELVERVWGDDLRIEGVVVEYLEGVDDLPSIVSAFSPGPDARLGVLVDHLVPGTKEWRIAQSVTGEHSLVVGHPYIDVWQAVKPSSLGIAAWPQVPHGQDWKTGVCRALGWPENTGEAWQRILSRVRSYKDLEPELLGCVERLIDHVTVP, from the coding sequence ATGCGCTCGTACTCTTCGGATCTGACCCCGCCGTGGAAGAAGCAGCAGCCCGTGCCCGAGGTCCCGGCGGACCCCGGTCTGGTGGTCGAGGAACCGGGCACCGGCTACTGCGGGGCGGTGATCCGCTGCGAGGCGGGCACGGTGACCCTGGAGGACCGCTTCGGCAAGCACCGGGTGTTCCCCCTCCAGCCGCGCGGGTTTCTGCTGGAGGGGCGGGTGGTGACGCTGGTACGGCCGTCGAGCGCGCCGGTGCGTCCGGCCCGTACGGCCTCCGGTTCGGTGGCGGTCCCCGGCGCCCGGGCCCGGGTGGCCCGGGCCGGACGGATCTATGTGGAGGGCCGCCACGACGCGGAACTGGTCGAGCGGGTGTGGGGCGACGATCTGCGCATCGAGGGCGTGGTGGTGGAGTATCTGGAGGGCGTCGACGATCTGCCGTCGATCGTCTCGGCCTTCTCCCCCGGCCCGGACGCACGCCTCGGCGTCCTGGTGGACCATCTGGTCCCCGGCACCAAGGAGTGGCGGATCGCGCAGTCGGTGACCGGCGAACACTCCCTGGTGGTGGGCCATCCGTACATCGACGTCTGGCAGGCGGTGAAGCCGTCGTCCCTGGGGATCGCCGCCTGGCCGCAGGTGCCGCACGGCCAGGACTGGAAGACGGGCGTCTGCCGCGCCCTGGGCTGGCCGGAGAACACCGGCGAGGCATGGCAGCGGATCCTGTCCCGGGTGCGGTCCTACAAGGATCTGGAGCCGGAGCTGCTGGGGTGCGTGGAACGCCTCATCGACCATGTGACCGTGCCCTGA